The segment CGAGTTCCGTCGGCTGGCCCGCAAGGTGCGCCTCTTGGAGATCGACACCACCGATGACCGCCTCTATGTGTTCACCCGCTGGGATTTGGGCACCAACCCGCTCGAGGTGCTCGACGCACTGGCCGCCGCCGGCTACACGAAATAGTCCAGTCACGCGAAATGGCTGCTCCCACCGTGGCGGGAGCAGCCATTTCGTGCGTTTCGGGGGAGCTTCCTAGGAGATCGTGACGGACTCGATCACGACCGGCTCGGTGGGCCGGTCACTGCGATCGACCGCCGTGGTGGCGATGGCGTCGACGACCTTCTGCGATTCGGGATCGACGACCTCACCGAAGATGGTGTGCTTGCGGTTCAGGTGCGGGGTCGGGCCGACGGTGATGAAGAACTGCGACCCGTTGGTGCCCGGCCCGGCGTTGGCCATGGCCAGCAGGTAGGGCTTGTCGAACTGCAGTTCGGGGTGGAATTCGTCGGCGAACTGGTAGCCCGGGCCACCGCGGCCGGTGCCGGTCGGGTCACCGCCCTGGATCATGAAGCCCTCGATCACCCGGTGGAAGACCGCGCCGTCGTAGAACGGTCCGGACGTGCTGCCCGAAGCGTTCTCGGTGCTGTAGTCCTTGGTGCCGTTGGACAGGCCGGTGAAGTTGGAGACCGTCTTGGGGGCGTGGTTGCCGAACAGGGCGATCTTGATGTCGCCACGGTTGGTGTGCAGTGTCGCGGTCGCTGTCTGAATGGGGCTCGTCACGCAATCCAGTCTGCCATTCGTGGATCGGGGGCCCACCCGGGCCCCACACGAATAGGCTTGGCGCCATGAGTGCGAAGACGACCACCGTCCGGTTGACCCCCCGAGAGCGGTTCGCCCGCGGCCTGAAGTACTCCACCGTCGGGCCGTACGACATCACCAGGGGAGCGGCCGGCCTGACCGCACAGTCGGTGGGTGCGTCGGCGGGCTGGCTGCGCGACCGCTACCGCAGCGGGAAACTGCGCGAGGACCTCGAGGCCGCCCAGGATGTCGTCGCCTCCGAGCTCGCGGCGGCCCAGGAGGTCATCGCCAACCTGCCGCAGGCGTTCCAGGAGGCTCGGCGCGCCAAGCGTCGCCCGCGCCCGATCGTGCTCGTCGCGGCCGGGATCGGTGTGCTGGCCGTCGGCGCGGTGACGTTCTCCATCGTGCGGCGCTCGATGCGCCCGGAGCCGTCCGCCCTGCCGCCGAGCGTCGAGGTGACCCAGCGGCCGTAGAGCGGCATTCCGTACACCTAGGGAACCTTGCGTGCGCTGAGAGGACCGGCATGACCGAGACCGTGGTAGCTCCAACCCTT is part of the Mycobacterium adipatum genome and harbors:
- the cwsA gene encoding cell wall synthesis protein CwsA; this encodes MSAKTTTVRLTPRERFARGLKYSTVGPYDITRGAAGLTAQSVGASAGWLRDRYRSGKLREDLEAAQDVVASELAAAQEVIANLPQAFQEARRAKRRPRPIVLVAAGIGVLAVGAVTFSIVRRSMRPEPSALPPSVEVTQRP
- a CDS encoding peptidylprolyl isomerase → MTSPIQTATATLHTNRGDIKIALFGNHAPKTVSNFTGLSNGTKDYSTENASGSTSGPFYDGAVFHRVIEGFMIQGGDPTGTGRGGPGYQFADEFHPELQFDKPYLLAMANAGPGTNGSQFFITVGPTPHLNRKHTIFGEVVDPESQKVVDAIATTAVDRSDRPTEPVVIESVTIS